A genomic segment from Candidatus Cloacimonadota bacterium encodes:
- the rbfA gene encoding 30S ribosome-binding factor RbfA has protein sequence MIHHRQERLNEHVKRAISKVVSYELRDKRTFGIRISSVEVTPDLKHAYVLFTLLDPKHKKNAIIGLNSASGHIRTRVAKILNLRNTPELHFRYDSQDIDALNLENLIEAERKRNE, from the coding sequence ATGATTCATCATCGCCAAGAAAGATTGAACGAACATGTGAAAAGGGCTATCTCAAAAGTAGTCTCTTATGAATTACGGGATAAAAGAACATTCGGGATTCGAATTTCATCTGTGGAAGTTACGCCGGATTTAAAACACGCTTACGTTCTTTTCACGTTACTTGATCCCAAGCACAAAAAGAATGCAATTATCGGTTTGAATAGTGCAAGCGGACATATTAGAACCAGAGTTGCAAAAATACTTAATTTGCGAAATACTCCCGAATTACATTTTAGATATGATTCTCAGGATATTGATGCTTTAAATCTTGAAAATTTAATTGAAGCGGAGCGGAAAAGAAATGAATAA
- a CDS encoding bifunctional oligoribonuclease/PAP phosphatase NrnA has product MNNLKKGLIEKLKNNNNFIITTHENSDGDGLGTQFALYQYLKSLGKNVEMLNEDFPQEKYAFLGFNQLVKKELIIRKENNEENDPYVIMVDCNEKSRIGESLQYIFRDDSKLIRIDHHRNPEEIPASFSIIDENASSVCEILFYLLRDEVKNFDEQDLKKWANCLYSGIIFDTNNFTNSNVSPGTFYAVSELKRFGAEHRLCYMQMFEDKSNNILKLLGETLSTIEEILDGKLVIYHTTQKMLKNCNLKSEATEGFTKEVRPDNGRQVVIYIRETDNEYCRVSLRSNGLNVQKIAGEFGGGGHKVASGFKVKMDLEPLKKKLIEIVTSKMVRN; this is encoded by the coding sequence ATGAATAATCTAAAAAAGGGATTAATTGAAAAGCTAAAAAACAATAACAATTTTATCATCACTACTCATGAAAATTCGGATGGAGACGGACTCGGAACTCAATTTGCTCTTTATCAATATTTAAAATCGTTGGGAAAAAACGTCGAAATGCTCAACGAAGATTTTCCCCAAGAAAAATATGCTTTTCTTGGATTTAATCAATTAGTAAAAAAAGAATTAATTATTCGCAAAGAGAATAATGAAGAAAATGATCCCTATGTGATAATGGTTGATTGCAACGAAAAATCCAGAATAGGAGAATCGTTACAATATATTTTTCGGGATGATTCGAAACTAATCAGAATTGACCATCACAGAAATCCTGAGGAAATCCCGGCATCTTTTTCAATAATTGATGAAAATGCATCATCTGTTTGTGAAATTCTCTTCTATCTGCTGCGGGATGAAGTGAAAAATTTTGATGAACAGGATTTAAAAAAATGGGCAAACTGTCTGTATTCGGGGATTATATTCGATACGAATAATTTCACAAATTCCAATGTGTCCCCCGGTACTTTTTATGCTGTTAGTGAATTGAAGCGATTCGGGGCTGAGCATCGCTTATGTTACATGCAAATGTTTGAAGATAAATCAAATAATATTTTAAAACTGCTTGGGGAAACTCTTTCCACAATTGAAGAAATCCTTGATGGCAAATTGGTAATCTATCATACGACGCAGAAAATGCTAAAAAATTGTAATCTAAAGAGCGAAGCAACTGAAGGATTTACAAAAGAAGTGCGTCCGGATAACGGAAGACAAGTTGTAATTTATATTCGTGAAACGGATAATGAGTATTGCCGTGTTTCACTTCGGTCAAATGGGCTGAACGTCCAAAAAATTGCCGGAGAATTCGGGGGCGGTGGCCACAAAGTCGCCTCTGGATTTAAAGTAAAAATGGATTTGGAACCCTTGAAAAAAAAATTGATTGAGATTGTAACTTCAAAAATGGTAAGAAATTAA
- a CDS encoding bifunctional riboflavin kinase/FAD synthetase, translating to MKNIHQIKHKLKNPVVTVGTFDGVHLGHQKIMRLLIERAKKINGTSVVITYHPHPLEILRERHYPYLLTEQSKKEDFLKKIGIDYVLWLDFDKKLAGMSPLDFVEEYFVEKITAKEIIVGYDWHFGKNQEGDFHLLKKYENKFNFKVDMVDKVLVEGETVSSTIIRKYLQQGRIQKVNQMLGRKYSIIANIISKKGKKDIYAIKLKAEEFRKLFPNRGLYFSKLVIGQREVYALSIFEQNFADTSQTKIIKCYFSSPDEIEHSDVELFMIKKLPRDSQNETIRQIETYMSAKGEDGKVTL from the coding sequence ATGAAAAATATTCACCAGATCAAGCACAAGCTCAAAAATCCGGTTGTTACCGTAGGCACTTTCGATGGTGTTCACCTTGGGCATCAGAAGATTATGCGTTTGCTTATTGAGCGAGCAAAAAAAATCAACGGGACATCGGTAGTGATTACATATCACCCTCATCCTCTGGAAATTTTACGAGAGAGGCATTATCCATATTTACTTACGGAACAAAGCAAAAAAGAGGATTTTCTAAAAAAAATCGGAATAGATTATGTGCTTTGGCTGGATTTCGATAAAAAGTTGGCAGGTATGTCTCCCCTTGATTTTGTAGAAGAATATTTCGTGGAAAAAATTACTGCCAAAGAAATTATCGTTGGCTATGATTGGCATTTTGGTAAAAATCAAGAGGGAGATTTTCATTTGCTGAAAAAATATGAGAACAAATTTAATTTCAAAGTGGATATGGTTGATAAAGTTCTTGTTGAGGGGGAAACAGTTTCCAGTACAATTATTCGTAAGTATTTGCAACAAGGCAGAATACAAAAAGTCAATCAGATGCTTGGAAGAAAATATTCAATTATTGCGAATATTATAAGTAAAAAAGGAAAGAAGGATATATACGCAATCAAATTGAAAGCCGAAGAGTTCCGAAAATTGTTTCCGAATAGGGGACTCTATTTTTCCAAATTAGTAATCGGACAGAGAGAAGTATATGCGTTAAGTATTTTTGAGCAAAATTTCGCAGACACTTCTCAAACCAAAATAATAAAATGTTATTTTTCCTCTCCTGACGAAATAGAGCATAGCGATGTGGAATTGTTTATGATCAAAAAATTACCCCGAGATTCACAAAATGAAACTATTCGACAAATTGAAACGTATATGAGCGCAAAGGGAGAAGACGGGAAAGTTACTTTGTGA
- the ispD gene encoding 2-C-methyl-D-erythritol 4-phosphate cytidylyltransferase, translating into MASNNKFSEMSVSAIITAAGKGSRMNLDTKKQFLRIYDKPIIVSTLEKFVNTKIFDEIIITIAREDMDCLREIFFSEYDFSQDLIKIVVGGKTRQESVLNGLKASTNPDGVIVIHDGVRPFVREDEIKQIVLLANRDGAATVAIPAKNTIKKAEHGKVISTLHRESLWETLTPQAFRFSILYDAHIKAQENKLKTNDDAELVEKIGIPVFIQKGFPENIKITTPFDLEIAEELLKQ; encoded by the coding sequence ATGGCAAGCAATAATAAGTTTTCTGAAATGTCTGTTTCAGCAATAATCACGGCAGCTGGGAAAGGTTCTCGGATGAATTTGGATACGAAAAAACAATTTCTCCGAATTTATGACAAGCCAATTATTGTTTCCACTCTGGAAAAATTTGTTAATACCAAGATATTCGATGAGATTATCATCACAATTGCAAGAGAGGATATGGATTGTTTGCGCGAAATATTTTTTTCCGAATATGATTTTTCTCAAGATTTGATTAAAATAGTTGTCGGTGGAAAAACACGACAGGAATCAGTTTTAAACGGTCTGAAAGCAAGTACTAATCCGGATGGGGTGATAGTAATTCATGATGGAGTTCGTCCCTTTGTTAGAGAGGATGAAATTAAGCAAATTGTTCTTCTGGCAAATAGAGATGGAGCTGCAACAGTTGCCATTCCGGCAAAGAACACAATCAAAAAAGCGGAACATGGTAAGGTTATTTCAACATTACACCGAGAATCTCTTTGGGAAACTCTTACCCCGCAGGCTTTCCGGTTCAGTATTCTCTATGATGCTCATATTAAAGCTCAAGAAAATAAATTAAAAACCAATGATGATGCGGAACTCGTTGAGAAAATCGGGATACCTGTTTTCATTCAGAAGGGATTTCCGGAGAACATAAAGATAACTACTCCATTTGATTTGGAGATAGCGGAAGAACTATTGAAACAATGA